The Neurospora crassa OR74A linkage group I, whole genome shotgun sequence genome segment TCGGGCGTGGGAGCGGGGAGAAGGAGTGGAAGTTCGCTGGGGATGAGTGGAGGATATGCGAGTAGGAGTGGGAGCTCGCTAGGGATGAATGCGGCggggaaggatggaaggCCTAGGTGGAGGAATCCCGGAGTCTAAATAACTCTAGGCTTGTTGTGGTATGATGTAAGTGAAGGGAAGATCGATGGATATGGCGATGGATGaaagaggggaggaggtatgATGTCGGCCTGTTTGTTGCCTTGCTGAGCCTGCGTTGCGTTGTGTGTTTCACGTTGTTTTCGTTTCTTGTTCTGTTGTTTTGATCCCATGCTGTTGTTTTTTCCCCTCTGCTCTTCAACGCATACCCAAAGCACTTTTACCATACGAAAACTAGCATTGCATAGCTCTGGCGTTTGTTTTTGCTTTTGTAAATTTTGGCCTTTTTCGCTTACATTCAAGATCGCATCATGTATCGTTCTGCCTTTTGGATTTCATGGAGtgaagagggaaggggtgaagaagggaagaatgATGGGCGGGCAGGCGGGCGGGCGAACGGGTCATGGCGTTGCGTTGAGTTTTTATAGCTTGtggttaggtatatagtGTATTCTAGGGTAATTGCATTTATTGCATTCATTGCATGTGTATCTTTATCTACTCTGACATTCATGAGGCAACGGACTCAGGTGCTCCTTCGTTGCTTGATGCTTAGTTTAGttttctctctgtctccGCTACACTCAGGTCAGGTTATTGTCGTCTCTGCGTCTCACTATATACAAGCGATCATCATGAGCTACTTAGGGAAGAGAAGGCACGTTGGGTCAGTTGGTCGTTCAATCTGTCTCGGTAGTCTGGAActgagtacctctaggtagtctAGGGTCCTGGTAAGTGCCAGCGAGTggtcggtggtgatgagctCGCGACCTGCAGCGTTTCCGAGACGAGGCATTCTTGTCTCCTTTTGCATGTTCTTCCTGTTTTCAATCCACCTCACTTTTCGGCATCGACATCCCATTCCCGTCATATCAAGTGTGAAGCAACAACTATGGTGGCTACCTCTAACCAGCCGGGACGACTGCGTGGTGGGCGACCAGTGCCTCTCTTTCTCAACAAGCAGGTACGCAGGGCAACCGTATGCCGCCTACAAAGATAAAAGCTTCCGTCGTCTtccgtcgtcttcctcgtcgtcatcaacaacaacaacaacaacaacaacaacaacatcatcatcatcatcatcatcagctcGATCTTCTTCGTCCAGTCCAGTCTCATTCGTCGCACCTCGTGCAGTCCTACAATAACCAACATACATCTTCGACATCAAATTTGGTGTGTGTCTCCATTCCCTACCTAAGGCACACACAACTCACTCAGATTCAGTCACCAATGGCagttgacgacgacgacaggcGGCGCGCCCTTGTCGCACACGGAGACGCAGACTTGCTATTCTTCTTGATCTTTGTGCTCTTCTTGaatttttttgttttttcgCGTCGCGTGCTCTTTTACTCGTGTCTGTTCGTCTATCTTTACTTTTTGATTCTCTTTATgattgtcttcttcttttttttcggaCTCCGACGTTTGGGGGGTCCCCTCGTTTGAGTAGGTATTGATGTGCAGGACGGGAACTTGGCTTGATGATTTTGTCGACTTGACGTTCGAGGTATGCTCTGCGTTCAACACTGTTCATGGTATGGCCTAATCCCTCTGTGATCAACtgcccttttttcttctcagtGAAGTAGTGCGTGTACTGATAACAGGCCTGATAGTGCAGATGCCATTTTACGTCCACGGTCCAAAGTCACAAAGTCGATAGTCCGAGATTCATCCACTTCACAACATCAATTCTATCCTCGAGGGCTACTCATAGTCACCCCAGGACTGAATTGGGAGGGACGGCTTCGTGGTTGTGTCTCTTCCGCTACATCTTCCTCCGTATCAACATTGATTTTATTCATACTTGATACTACAACAGCGTTTCATCATCTCTCCAACAAGGTCTACTGGGCACATAAGGATTGTAAAACAGATGGAGTGGCTCCCAAACGCCTGTGCGAGAATTGCGTCCGGGTTGCTGGCAAGTCCGTCATCATCCAGCGTTTAGTCGTCGCCGACTCCTACAAGCTTCGGAACAGGAGAACGATCCCGACGGAGAAAGAACTCTTCTTTCACAGGCCAAGGCTCGAGAACATCATGGAGTCAGTTGCCTCCGGTTGCCATCTCTGCTCCATTGTTTTCTGGGACGAGAACAGGTATTTCCGGCACACGGACCAGAGTGAACTGCCTCAGCGCTTGAGTCGTCGACCATGTCACTCGCAGACTCGCCATAACGTCTTTGGCCACAGTCGTCGACTTCTTCTGTCCGAATTTCATGGCGCAACACTCCTTGGCCGGGACATAATACGGTGATGTAAGGCTCAGCTTGAGAGGTGCAGTCATGAAAGGCAAAACTACCTACTCGTGTTGGCACAGGCACAATCGATATGTATGTTGATACAAGCGCCGCGGTTCACTTGGATGCTGAACTGTGGCGGAAGGGGTTGTTCTTTTGTGCTGAGGGTTGGGCTTGTATCAAAGTTGGTGGAGGATGAAGCCGAAGCGACTGCTGGGTTAGATCTCCCAACTTAAGTTTTTTTTGGTGGTTTTGTTCGTCTCTGTTAAGGTTCCAGCGTAGTTCCAGGTAGCCAGAATTTGTCGTTCTCATCTTTCAATGCCAGTACACCGGCTTCATGCCGTTTGTGACATCGATGTACAACTGCGTGCATCATCGTCAATCTCGCCAAGTCGCTTCGTTCTGTAAAGGTTTGGGTTGCGTACGGCGCCAAACGAGGGAAAGAGCAGAGACAGGATAGATGAGACAGATGGAAGAAGGCACGTTCGTGTGCTGCGTGACTTTGCGGTGGGATGGTCGGCGACGAGTATTGCGGGGACAAAACAGAGGAGTTTCTCGCACGTCTTATCTCCCATTACCACCTCTACACCTTTCTTAATCCATCTctacttctttttcttttcaagaAGCCGACACTTCACATCTTGTCATGTACCATTCTGCGTTTGCTTTATCTCCACTTTTCCCCTCGCTTCTGGCTGTCTTTTGACTTGCTGTTCCTTCTCTCCAATAGAGAGACGTGTTGGAGTAGCAGGCTATACCTATAGGGTGTAAGGCGCAGATAGGGTTGACATCGTGGCTGAGCGAAAGCTGGAGGCTCACAGGTGCCTGATGGCCTCCAAGTTGGGCTCCGATCTCATTCCTGTCATGTTTTATCTGTCCTCGACATTTCAATTTGTTTCTCATGTTCAGCAACCTTCCTTACCAGAATTCATCCAATATGTCGGCCACGCCCCCGGAAACCCCCGAGTCTGAACCACCTCCTAAGACAGTCGTCCCACACGTGCTGTGTGACTGCTGTTCCCGTATCGTCAAGAAGTCGGAGATCATCCAGGCATTCGCTGCCGGCAGACTGACAGAGTATATGGACACCACCCGTTTGAAGAACGCATTATCTTCTAAATGGTTCCTTCACAATTACAGCGTCAATTATCTCTCGAAATCAAGCGCCACCGGGTGTCATCTTTGTTCCTTGGCTGTTGCACAATTCGATTTAGATCATGACAGAAACTATCAGTCTTTCGTGTCAATTTTTGCAAGGGACAGGGGCATTCGAGGACATGCAGTCATCTTCAGATTTCATCACACGTGTCTCCTCAAGTCTACGGACGAGCTCATGAAACAGGTTTTGGACGATTTCGATGGCATGGACACCCTACTATCTCGGACTCTAGATTTTATACCCGGGGGTTACTTCACGGACCTCCAGTTGACGAGGGTTATGAGTAAAGGTGCAGTAAACACCTTCCAGCCCCGTTGATAGATATCGGATGAACATTTCTGAACGAGAAGCGGGCTGTTTGGTAGCAGGAACCCTTGATAGTGATGCAACATCGATCCGTGGTCCTCTTCCTTATACCTCGACCAATTCTCCAGAATCAATATCTACCGCACAGGCGTGGATGAATGGTTGTCTCCGGAACCACCCGAAATGCCACCGAAAACCGTTTGGTATGAGCAGTACGGAGCATGAATTGCTCCCGACAAGGCTAATCGACATTGGAACAGTCGATGGAAAGCTTGCACCACGACTGATTCTCACGTCAACCTCCGAAAACGTATCGATCCAATACTTGACATTAAGTCATTCTTGGGCCATAACTTCAACCGACTCGGCTTTGAAATTGACAAGCAGAAACCTGGAGCTCCTGCAAATACATATACCTATAGAAGGCCTCCCGCGAACATTCCAGGATGCCTTGGAAATTACCCGACGACTTGGATATCGATACCTGTGGATTGATTCTTTATGCATTATGCAAGATTCGGAAAGTGACTGGCACAGGGAGGCTCTTTCTATGAGCAGCATCTATGGCAATTCATCGTGCAATATTGCTGCTTTAGGGGTTGATGGAGCCGACACTTGCTTCAGGCAACGGAATCCGCTTCAGGTCATTCCATGCCAAATCACGCAGCAACAGGATGGAACTAGCATCTACGCGGGTCCAAAGCTCGAGTTGGACACGCCTCTCTTGAGGCGAGGCTGGGTTATGCAAGAAAGACTTTTATCTCCGCGTGTTCTCTATGCTGGAGCCGCACGACTTTTTTGGGAGTGTTGTTCCCACACGGCTTCCGAGGATCTGCAAAGCTTATATGGAGAACAGCTTCTACGACAACCGAAACAGGCCTGTGTCTGGGTCGGATTTCTGAAGGCCAACAAGTACTGCACCAAGTCGGATTTTGAGTTGCTCTGTGGATCTCAAACCTCTAGACCTGAATCAGGCGAAATGTCTCAAGGTCTGCCAGACCCCAGACTAAAATTTGCTCAAGCCTGGTTAAAAATAGTCAGAGGTTATCAAAGGACCGAATTCACCTACGAATCAGATAGGCTCATTGCTCTTTCTGGAGTGGCCAAGGCCATTGAACATAGCAAAGGATTCACATACGTGGCTGGGACATGGAAGGAACTCTGGCCCCTGGATCTCTTGTGGTTGTATTCTCAGCGGTACCCATCCCAAGAGGAAGTCGGTTTTACGATACCCACGGTGCCTTCGTGGTCCTGGGCTGCTATAAAATGGGACAAGAACTTTTATCTGGAGAACCGTATCGGCTTTTATATGGACCGAATCACTTACCTGGCACAGTTTAATGGGTTCACTTGTCCCACATCCACAGCTCGATACACTGGTTCGAGGGCAGATGAGAAGGGAATAAGACTCACCCTAAAAAGCCGGGTCAAGAGAGGGTTGGCGACCTGGAGATCGAAGTGGTCTGGATATTCGGTGTTAACAGTGCGACCGAGCGACAAAGTATgggttgatgttgactgCACATGGGACCCGGGCCAGACTCCAAAGCTAGGCGAATCAGTGCACCTTTTGATGCTAATATCCGGGAGCAACAACACGGGTTTCCCCTTTCACGTAGGACTGGCCGTGATGCAGGCGGAGGGCGTACAGAAGAAAGACGGGCAGCCTTGCTACAGACGCGTGGGCTACTTCGAAGGGGATTTTGGGAACCATGAAACCTGGGACGAGGAAACGATTTGTCTCTGTTGATGGTTCCATGAGATAGGCATAGGGAAAGGGATTGGGGGGCCAAGATGTTAGTCTAGGGAGTGCGAGATTGTCGTGCGTGGAATTTTGGATTGACGGGGTTTTGCTCTTGGGAAAGGTTGAGACCTTGGCTTCTTCTCTTTAGTGTTAGCATTTGTTAGCCCACGATAAGACTATGGTGAACATGCTGTGTATTGCCTAACGGACTGTAGCATGGAGCTATCGTAAATACTATGAGAACATCACCGTCATTCGCACCCTTCTATGAACAGTCTGATATGTACCTCCAGACATCAAACGAGCCGCCTGAGTTGTTCAATTGATGTTCATGTGAAGACTGTGCTCTTCCTCGATTTCTTTACACATATCGCATTCATATCATCTTCAAGGAGTGGTTTCTCCAAGCGCACTGCGTCTACCACAACCAATGATTGGTCGTCTGCGTCTATGGCTGTGGGTCTTGAAAGTGGGCCCGAGTCAGGTCCAACCTAACGAACGACATCATCCGGGCGAGGGGACGTGCTTCCACTTGACTGCGGCCAGGTCCTGGTCTCCATTCTCCATCACACTGACTACATCGCCatcaataacaacaacaggacgacgacaagaTACCACCTATCCAGCTGCCCTATTCGAACTCGCACAAACAACAAGACAGTATAGAGCAAAACGATTAGAACACTGTCAAGATGAAGCCTCTTGTGGGAGCCATGCAGGCTTGGAGCTGGTAAGCAATCTGCCGTTCATCAATCTACACCATAGCCTCGCCATCACAGCCCAGGCAGCGCGCAATACCGACCGGGAGGAAATGTGTAGCAGTCGTCGCATATAATCCCAAAAAATCACCACACTCGACAACATCTACAATGGAATGAATCAATGCTGACCACAGACCATCAAACACAGCACCGTCATCTCCGCCTTCGCCATGCTCATCCTCGGCGTCTTGTGCAtcctcttcaacaacaaccacccgGAGCTCGTAGGCGGTACGGAGGACCCAGAGGACGGGAAGGAGGTGGCGGCAACGGCTGGGATGGCTATTGCTATTTACGCGGTAGGTTTACTATCTTCCACATGACTCGAGCGGCCGGGTACGAGGACCATACAAAGAAAGAGCTTTGCTGACATGCGACGACagctcttcttctgcttctgcggTCTCCAAGGGTTGTTGCATTTGCGAGAGGGCAGGAGGGGGGCTATTGCGCTATGAGGTGGTTCCGACAGGACGACAACGATGACGACTACGACGACGAATAGCATAcccacctacctatctatgcTTGTACACGCACGtgataacaacaacaacggcgatGGCCACATATGGCGAAGATTATAGCGGAAAAGGACGAAACAGAGTCAcaacaagcaagcaagcaagcatcaCTAGGTAGACTAGACTTTGCGACGCGACGCTTTCAGAAGAGGAGGTTCATGGGATAGCACACACAATGGTACGGCGTTTTTGGGATTTTCAATTTTATTCCGCGAGATGGATGCTTGAAGAACGAAGGTCGAGCTGCGGTGGTCATGATACTATTGGAGCTGATGAGAGCTCCCATCGAGCATCTGCCACCGTCATTATTGCTCCAGGGAAATAATCGATGGGTTGCTGGACTGACCGGCACGAGTTGTCTCCACGACGGAGTGAGGTTCGTCGTCCATCAAAAGAGTCCTTAGTTAGAGGAAGACAGTTGAGCTTTGGTTTTTACCTGGTCTACCGCGTCTTCGTCTTTCATGTTTATCATGTGCAGTCACTTCTTGTCATTCATTGCTTCTTTTGATGCCGCAGTTCAATGAGCCTCAGGTCGTCGCGATAGCATATCAGTAATCAGGTTCCTGATCAGCTATACACAACAGACCGGTGAGAAAATCAAAATTGCCATCTTTCGTCATAATCGACATGTGTGTTTGAGTAAGATGTACATATCCAATGCCTGCCGGCGTACTACATGCGGTTGGTTACATACAACGGGACGGCTAGATGGATGATTTAGGCAGAAGTGGGTCCGCCGCGATAGCTTCAACCAATGTCGACGAGTTCCCCGCAAACACCAGGCAACTCCAGGCATCACATCCACCTTTTACTGTTTACACTACTCGATCTCACATGATATCGCGCCGGATACGCGAGATCCGTCCGCGATGGATACACGGCGGTTAATTGTCTCCATGTTGTCTTGTCGTGTTGACGTGGGTTGTCCAGGCAGCACACCCCCATGGCGACTTCCTTCCTGGGACGACCTGATGGAAGGAGGTTGGAAAGTGCCATTCGCTTGAGGGGGAAGAAgcgggaaggaaggaaggtgcGGTCGATGATGGGCAAGTCGACGCCGCGCGCGGTTAGAGACATGGCGTTCAAGGGAAAGTACTACTACTCACTGTACCTGCCTCACGTCAAGTTTATAAAATGAAGACGACTCCGTCGCTCATTCTCTTCTCCAGTCACTTCCATCGTCCGTCCATCCGTCTCGtcccttcttcatcttcaccatCTTTGATACACTCAGTCAAGTCCACCTCCCTGAGTCTCTTGTCTCCCAAAATCAACACCAAAGTCAAGCCTTCCAAGTGCTCAAGATGGCGACGTCAACCTTCCCCCAGCTGCCCGTCCCTCATAGCGACCTGGTCAAGCACATCACCAACCACCCACAGACCCCCATGGTCGACCTCCTCCAGCCCTACCGTGACTATGAGGCTCGTCTTCGTCAGGTCTACGCCCAAGAGCCCGACTCTGAGCTGCTCAAGGACCCCTACGTCAACGTCCTGCCTCTCTTCACAGACAACACCTCCGACATCAAGATCCGGGCCCGTAACATGGAGGCCGAGTCCGAAGAGGAGAGAGCACGCTACATCATGCCCCTGCCCAAGGACATACGCCGTCCAGACCAATCCCCCGCCGTTGTCCAGTCACACAAGGACTTCCAGAGGAACTTCAACATCTTCTCCGAGTCTTCTCTGGTCGAGTTGAATTGGGACAATGTCGTTGCGGCCGGCTCCTCGGTTGTCAACTGCATCTTGCCGGTTCCCAAAAAGTACAGCGGCTCCAAGAGGCTGATGCGCGAGTTCTACCATGAAAAGTTTGCTCCTGCGTCCGACGTCGATCTGTTCTTGTATGGCCTGACCGAGGCGCAGGCGAttgagaagatcaaggagatTGAGAGCCAGGTCAGGGATGCGTTGCTTTGCGAGACTACCACGGTTAGGACCAAGCATGCTGTTACCATTTGCAGCCAGTATCCCACCAGACACATCCAGATCGTCCTTCGCATCTACAAGTCCGTGTCCGAAATTCTGACCGGTTTCGACATCGACTGCTCTGGCGCTGCCTATGATGGAAAGCAAGTCTATTGCACCCCTCGCGCTCTGCAGTCCTACATGACCCAGACCAACCACATCGACCTCACTCGCCGCAGTCCTTCCTACGAAAACCGCCTTTCCAAGTACAGCCGCAGAGGGTTTGAGGTCTACTGGCCTGAGCTTGACCGTTCTCGCATCGACCCTACCATCTTCGAGCGGAGTTTTATGAGAACACTGGGTCTCGCACGACTTCTCGTGCTGGAAAGACTGCCCACTGCCAAGGCTAGAGACAACTATGTCGACCAGCGTCGCCAGGAAAGAGGTCGCCCTGCTCTTAATCGATTCGTGCGCAAGAACTTTCGGGCCATGGGTTCGAACATCAAGGACGACTACGACGACGAAATCGCCGATTGGGTCAGCGGAGACGAAGTGTCCGACTACCACACATTTACCATCCCCTACGGTCCCAAGTTCCACGCCAAAAAGATTGAGAAGCTTTGCTACACCAAGGATCTCTTGCTCAATGCCGAGTGGAACCAGCACGATAATCGGACCGTGTACTTGCACCGCCATCCTGCCTTCGTAAGTCTTTTCCAATGCATGTTCTTGAAGTCCTTTGCTCACCGCTTTTTTATCCCTCTTTAGTTTGGCCGCTTCAAGGACGTCGTTGAAGACTGCTGCGGACACTGCCCGGTTCCCCAGACCGATGAGGAGAAAGACAttgccgaagaggaagagaagatctACGTCTCTGGCAGAATCTCCTTCATCAAGGACGACCCCGGAAGACAGCAGATTGGCTCCTTCAACCCTTTGACCGATGATGACTGGACGGAAATGGCCTATATCGGCAACACTGCCAGGCTGTGCCAGGCCATTGTCGACGAGGATGTTGAGCATGTCCAAGACTGGCTTGCTCAGGAGGGCGCCAATCCCAACACCAGAGACCACACAGGCAGGACTCCCCTTCACCTTGCTGTCATGTCTTCCTCGCCCGCAGTGGTTCGTGCCCTCGTTGAGGCTGGTGCCCGCCTTACTGCGCGTCTCGCGGACGGAAGAACCGCACTCCACCTGGCCGCTTCTCGTGGCGACGTGGAAATTGTCAAGATCCTCATGAATAAGAGCAACGCCAACGAGGAAGAGTTTGAGGAACTGGAAGATCAACGTCGTAAGGCTAGGGCTGCACTTcgagagaagaagacggagaagatggatatcgacgaggagaaggcggatgACTCGGAAGACATCGAAATGATCGAAGCAGGCGATGCCGAGTCTGATGCGGGTGGCGATAAGATGAGCATCGCGACAGGTTCGTTTGTCAAGGTTGACAAGACTCCTGAAACACCCGCACCTGATGGCATACTCGTAgccgaagatgaggaaggcCCTGACTTCTACAAAGTGGATGAAGTTGCATGGGATATTCCGTGCTCGGCTTTGCACCTTGCCATCATGGAGGGGCACTGTGAAGTTGTCAAGCTTTTGTGCCAAGAATACGGAGCTGATGTCTTGCTGCCCGTCAAGTTCCCTCAGGATAAGAATAAGGTCCTCCTGACGCTGGGTCTTGTCATGGCCCTTCCCATCGAAAAGGCAAAGTCGATGGCTCAGACGCTTCTCAGCCTTGGTGCCACGGTCGCCCAGGCGGACATGAACAGTTGCACTGTGTTCACCCGTTACGTGGAGCGAAATGCCAGGACGCTGCTGGACTTGGCCTGTGAGCTCGACAAGGCAGGCTACAAGACGGCAATCAACCACGTCTGCAATCAATGGGCCCAAAGTGAGACGCCATTGCTAATCGCAATCAAAGATGGCGACCTGAGCATGGTTGTGAAGCTCCTTGAGACGGGCGCTGTGCCAGAGATTGACTTTGAGACCTGGCTCAAGAGCGCCAGACAATCGCCCAAGGAGAGCCGGCTCAGCGACTTTGAGAGCAACAAGAAATTGTTCCAAGAAGATCTTGATCGCCCATTGATTGCTGCCTTGCGGTCCAAGGAGCCCAGCATTGCGCTTGAACTTTTAGAACGGGGGTGCGATCCGAATCCCCTCCACCCCGAGTCAGTAAGGGGTTTGCATAGTACTTACTCCTATCGATGGAAGGGCAAAAGTGCCCTTGACATGGTGCGGGAGCAGCTAGAGGATCTTCGAAAATACAAAGGAGAAAACACCAAATTCGAGGAGCCCAAGCCGCGCCTGGGACTTGACACGTATCTCCAACGCTTCGAGGAGGGCACTTATCAACACTGGGCGGTATCCGGCGGAGTCAAAGTTGAGAAGATGGGGGACCCGGAGAAGCGGACGGAATATGAGATAGGTCTAAAATGTCTTGAGAGAACGAAGGGCATTCCTGAAAAGGAGCAGGCCGTCCGAGACGCCATTGCGACGCTGGAGAGAATAGAACAGAGCATCATCTCTAAGGGTGGCAAGACGTTCAAGGAGCTCTATCCCGACCGCAAGGAGGACGGTAATGATGACACCAGCATCAATCACCATGGGTTCTGGCTTGGTCGTCATCATGACGACGAGGTTTCCAAGAAAGAGCCGTATCACTATAACTTCGTGTTCACCGGTGTTCAGGACATGACTGAGACAAAGCAGGCTGCCTACATGGAGCTTTTTGAGGCTGTATGGACTGGTGATCTCGATAAGGTCAAAAAATTCACCTTGACTTCTTGGGACGACGccaagcagcagccgccacTAAAGATTGCTGTCGAAGGTCACAATGGACACAATCCCTTCACCCT includes the following:
- a CDS encoding ankyrin repeat protein; translated protein: MATSTFPQLPVPHSDLVKHITNHPQTPMVDLLQPYRDYEARLRQVYAQEPDSELLKDPYVNVLPLFTDNTSDIKIRARNMEAESEEERARYIMPLPKDIRRPDQSPAVVQSHKDFQRNFNIFSESSLVELNWDNVVAAGSSVVNCILPVPKKYSGSKRLMREFYHEKFAPASDVDLFLYGLTEAQAIEKIKEIESQVRDALLCETTTVRTKHAVTICSQYPTRHIQIVLRIYKSVSEILTGFDIDCSGAAYDGKQVYCTPRALQSYMTQTNHIDLTRRSPSYENRLSKYSRRGFEVYWPELDRSRIDPTIFERSFMRTLGLARLLVLERLPTAKARDNYVDQRRQERGRPALNRFVRKNFRAMGSNIKDDYDDEIADWVSGDEVSDYHTFTIPYGPKFHAKKIEKLCYTKDLLLNAEWNQHDNRTVYLHRHPAFFGRFKDVVEDCCGHCPVPQTDEEKDIAEEEEKIYVSGRISFIKDDPGRQQIGSFNPLTDDDWTEMAYIGNTARLCQAIVDEDVEHVQDWLAQEGANPNTRDHTGRTPLHLAVMSSSPAVVRALVEAGARLTARLADGRTALHLAASRGDVEIVKILMNKSNANEEEFEELEDQRRKARAALREKKTEKMDIDEEKADDSEDIEMIEAGDAESDAGGDKMSIATGSFVKVDKTPETPAPDGILVAEDEEGPDFYKVDEVAWDIPCSALHLAIMEGHCEVVKLLCQEYGADVLLPVKFPQDKNKVLLTLGLVMALPIEKAKSMAQTLLSLGATVAQADMNSCTVFTRYVERNARTLLDLACELDKAGYKTAINHVCNQWAQSETPLLIAIKDGDLSMVVKLLETGAVPEIDFETWLKSARQSPKESRLSDFESNKKLFQEDLDRPLIAALRSKEPSIALELLERGCDPNPLHPESVRGLHSTYSYRWKGKSALDMVREQLEDLRKYKGENTKFEEPKPRLGLDTYLQRFEEGTYQHWAVSGGVKVEKMGDPEKRTEYEIGLKCLERTKGIPEKEQAVRDAIATLERIEQSIISKGGKTFKELYPDRKEDGNDDTSINHHGFWLGRHHDDEVSKKEPYHYNFVFTGVQDMTETKQAAYMELFEAVWTGDLDKVKKFTLTSWDDAKQQPPLKIAVEGHNGHNPFTLALQCGHYELAKAVLEIAQAQYSPPEKAKTRYSMNKSGGEEEEDDDDDSSSDESAPRIVGETVDDQLTIDTIGQVSMQVESHTLPVSLLRGRTATNGLNYGRWRNHMQLNKGQVLDDEEETWDPLMYAVTNNDLKLLKFVLDMGEYFGTLQLDPATEPPKFFSAPDEVFATAIRKGRVEVMAELIRRTGAGLPLEHLVEGSGVELKEQPRYYQGLSVYGKKRKDWANAGREVAQQPRDENSTTSPLLRAAESCCIESIQWFLSDAPLRHYLEFAKSKAAQEDTRMQHLGRAPGGVEGAIARWLDDQGELIIHAVIVKSGQVDVSHLVSYLIKACPEALEAKSHNVTPLVQAVYMGRVELVKLLLEAGADPNVRTSSWTNILHAALLYTPPADKLKELLSLFDREAVIRMVTERSSLASDGRTPLHQWLTCIGGNEDHNKSVAVFNLLVEMSSEAVTTALNMLDASGDTPLHDMLTSHTSSKLIRAVLDFQPSLLFRENAVGRTPVEVVHDELISSRVKSESGQQGRYHSRYSVSGAEGYRYLMGEKPQVFLNNMKLYQEKRSREHESQYSDSHNTRMWALCQEYLAKLASTPPPSRSASPPTTEGQTQAHHARDQSPPKRRKLTTETEGRLNAHIIATHKLKEKRTLVSLPEANDVAKRLGEMKVGSKYNYQLAPPEEEGQEEEDVKRFADDETPFASKPDRRTWGDGVRYGRWRKQNGEKQTPRKSYRVLANVAWKDLKKSGEKADDGLDWGRCRFCGDYHTKSGEPHPYNH